The following coding sequences are from one Lycium ferocissimum isolate CSIRO_LF1 chromosome 3, AGI_CSIRO_Lferr_CH_V1, whole genome shotgun sequence window:
- the LOC132050553 gene encoding large ribosomal subunit protein eL14y-like: MVRSQMNFKRLSLTDIKIDIKRIPKKKTLIAAMDAADVKGKWESSSWGRKLIVQKRRASLNDFDRFKLMLAKIKRAGVVRQELAKLKKEVAA; this comes from the exons ATGGTGAGGAGCCAGATGAACTTCAAGAGGCTTTCACTCACAGATATCAAAATCGACATCAAAAGGATTCCAAAGAAGAAGACCCTGATTGCCGCGATGGATGCTGCCG ATGTGAAGGGCAAGTGGGAGTCCAGTTCCTGGGGAAGGAAGTTGATCGTGCAGAAGAGGAGGGCCTCACTTAACGACTTTGACAGGTTTAAGCTTATGTTGGCAAAGATCAAG AGGGCTGGTGTGGTGAGACAGGAGCTTGCAAAGCTTAAAAAGGAAGTAGCAGCTTAG